A single genomic interval of Nitratidesulfovibrio sp. SRB-5 harbors:
- a CDS encoding DivIVA domain-containing protein, with translation MSVSRIDLLNHSFSKSLRGYTTEEVDRMMQEAADAIGRLSEEKAALAGQVARLEERLAEFRERESTLRDTLMTTQRVTADLKASAQREAQLIIDAAHSKAENLINQGQLRLARIQEDIAEARKVKAQFEMKVRAVVQQHLRMLDMAREDDEELEAAAARIAGRQKGGPA, from the coding sequence CAAGTCCCTGCGAGGCTACACCACCGAAGAGGTGGACAGGATGATGCAGGAGGCTGCGGATGCCATCGGTCGGCTGAGCGAGGAAAAGGCCGCGCTGGCCGGGCAGGTGGCGCGGCTTGAGGAACGCCTGGCAGAATTCAGGGAGCGGGAATCGACGTTGCGAGACACGTTGATGACCACCCAAAGGGTTACCGCCGACCTCAAGGCAAGTGCCCAGAGGGAGGCGCAGCTGATCATCGACGCTGCCCATTCCAAGGCGGAGAACCTCATCAATCAGGGGCAGCTCCGCCTTGCGCGCATTCAGGAGGACATCGCCGAGGCCCGCAAGGTCAAGGCGCAGTTCGAAATGAAGGTGCGCGCCGTGGTGCAGCAGCACCTGCGCATGCTGGACATGGCCCGCGAGGACGACGAGGAACTGGAGGCCGCCGCGGCGCGCATTGCCGGGCGGCAGAAGGGTGGACCTGCCTGA